Proteins encoded within one genomic window of Empedobacter falsenii:
- a CDS encoding CusA/CzcA family heavy metal efflux RND transporter, translating to MLDNIIKFSIKNKLIIGVMTLLLIIWGVWSATKLPIDAQPDITNNQVQVITLCPTLAGQEVEQLVTFPVEQSIVNLPDVEEIRSISRFGLSVVTVVFKDEVDIYFARQLVNEKLKEAEEQIPEGVGTPELSPVSTGLGEVYQYILHPKKGSEDKYTAMDLRTMQDWIVARQLYGTPGIAEINSFGGLLKQYEVSVNPDRLRAMDVSISEIFSALETNNQNTGGAYIDKKPNAYFIRGVGLVNTLEDVGNIVVKNISGVPILVKDVAEVRFGNAIRYGALTYNGEVDAVGGIVMMLKGENSAKVVERIKEKIPTIQQSLPDDIVIEPYLDRTDLVGRAIDTVEKNLIEGALIVIFVLILFLGNLRAGLIVASAIPLSMLFALGMMRLFGVSANLMSLGAIDFGLIVDGSLIVVEATMHHLGLRKSNKRLTQGEMDEEVFDSARKIRTSAAFGEIIILIVYIPILTLVGIEGKMFTPMAQTVSFAIIGALILSFTYIPMMSALFLSKKPITKKNLSDKMMDFLNKVYQPLLEKAIRLKYVVIGSAVGLFAISLFLFSRMGGEFLPKLGEGDFAMHCILPQGTSLSQSLETSMQASRILKEFDEVKMVVGKSGAGEIPTDPMPPEATDLMVILKPQKEWKEKKSYDELSNEMMEKLESIPGVFFEANQPIQMRFNELMTGIRQDVAVKIFGENLDSLLVYANKVNTIVQTIPGATAPQVERVDGLPQINIDYDRARIANYGLKIQDINDIVSTAFAGKAAGVVYENERKFDLVVRLDNEHRTSIEDVSNLFIPTPSGEQIPLSQVADVNYKLGPAQISREDGKRRIYVGFNVQGRDVASVVKDIQDKLAQEVKLPSGYYVTYGGQFENLQKASDRLLIAVPISLLLIFVLLYFTFRSLKEAALVYAAIPMSAIGGVFALLLRDMPFSISAGVGFIALFGVAVLNGIVLIATFNRLEKEGWDDIVARVIEGTKTRLRPVLMTASVASLGFLPMALSTSAGAEVQKPLATVVIGGLISATALTLFVLPLLYLVFMKTNKAMNNNKIKSITPIILLGIFLGLSQNIQAQDISADKAVRIALENNSGIKSKDLDVRAAESLKRTAYELPKTELNIQYGNNEGFEYNDGVMISQNIPFPTLFGAKKDLIKEEIKSKEWAKALSENELKKQVRTYYYQLEYLENNAKKLQYLDSIYLDFIRVANLRYKTGDIGKIDVSTANTKRGEINLLAQQNEVLRKNAYLNLKNLMQIEEDFTIEKALEYKPVFISDIIDNDAVRNHPSIQSLYQEALVAEKSKKVERANGLPDFTLGYSNISLIGEHSKNGVEKFYGRGQRFGFVDVGISIPIFTTTRSRVRSLEIQKESAEMNAQWQENVLKTEMKNAMTQYEQNVSQFNYFIEQAIPNAEEIINASRLGYSTGDLSYVEYLYAVQTATDTYLNYLKSIQQINESVIVIYSLTNK from the coding sequence ATGTTAGATAACATAATTAAATTCAGTATCAAGAATAAGCTCATTATTGGAGTAATGACTTTGCTGCTGATAATATGGGGCGTATGGAGTGCTACAAAACTTCCTATAGATGCCCAGCCTGATATTACAAATAATCAGGTACAAGTTATAACTCTATGTCCTACTCTAGCGGGGCAGGAAGTTGAACAATTAGTTACATTTCCAGTAGAGCAAAGTATTGTCAATCTTCCTGATGTGGAAGAGATACGAAGTATTTCCCGTTTTGGACTTTCAGTCGTTACCGTTGTTTTTAAGGATGAAGTAGACATCTACTTTGCTAGACAACTAGTTAATGAGAAATTGAAAGAAGCTGAGGAGCAAATTCCTGAGGGTGTAGGCACACCGGAACTATCCCCTGTTAGCACTGGCTTAGGTGAAGTGTATCAGTATATACTACATCCTAAAAAAGGTAGCGAAGACAAATATACCGCTATGGATCTGAGAACAATGCAAGATTGGATTGTTGCTCGTCAACTATATGGAACACCAGGAATTGCTGAAATCAATAGCTTTGGAGGGCTGCTGAAGCAATATGAAGTTTCTGTCAATCCAGATCGTTTAAGAGCTATGGATGTGAGTATTTCCGAAATATTTTCTGCATTGGAAACTAATAACCAAAATACAGGAGGTGCATATATTGACAAGAAACCCAATGCATATTTTATTAGAGGTGTAGGTTTGGTAAACACACTTGAAGATGTAGGGAATATTGTTGTAAAGAATATTTCAGGAGTTCCTATACTGGTAAAAGATGTAGCAGAAGTACGTTTTGGTAATGCCATTCGTTACGGTGCGCTCACCTACAACGGAGAGGTAGATGCTGTGGGAGGAATCGTCATGATGCTCAAAGGAGAAAACAGTGCCAAAGTGGTAGAACGTATTAAGGAGAAAATTCCGACAATACAACAATCTCTACCAGACGATATCGTTATCGAACCTTATCTCGACAGAACAGACCTTGTTGGACGTGCCATAGATACGGTTGAGAAAAATCTTATAGAGGGAGCTTTAATTGTAATTTTTGTCTTAATTCTGTTTCTAGGTAATTTAAGAGCTGGTTTAATTGTCGCTTCTGCTATTCCTTTGTCAATGCTATTTGCATTAGGTATGATGAGATTGTTTGGAGTGAGTGCCAATCTGATGAGTTTAGGAGCTATAGACTTTGGTTTGATTGTGGATGGTTCTTTGATTGTAGTGGAAGCAACAATGCATCATCTAGGGCTTAGAAAATCAAATAAGAGACTTACACAGGGAGAAATGGATGAAGAAGTGTTCGATTCTGCAAGAAAAATACGTACAAGTGCGGCTTTCGGAGAAATCATCATTCTTATTGTATACATCCCAATATTAACATTAGTAGGGATCGAAGGAAAAATGTTTACACCAATGGCTCAAACAGTCAGTTTTGCAATTATTGGAGCTTTAATTCTTTCATTCACCTATATCCCTATGATGAGTGCACTGTTCTTGTCAAAGAAACCTATCACAAAAAAGAACCTGTCAGATAAAATGATGGATTTCTTAAACAAAGTGTATCAGCCCCTTTTAGAAAAAGCTATTAGATTAAAATATGTAGTGATAGGATCAGCGGTAGGTTTATTTGCAATCAGCTTATTCTTATTTTCCCGAATGGGTGGTGAATTCTTACCGAAACTAGGTGAAGGAGATTTTGCAATGCATTGTATTCTACCTCAAGGGACTTCTTTAAGTCAAAGTTTGGAGACATCTATGCAAGCGTCTCGAATTCTGAAAGAATTTGACGAAGTTAAAATGGTGGTAGGAAAATCAGGTGCCGGTGAGATACCTACTGATCCGATGCCTCCGGAGGCTACAGATTTAATGGTCATTCTTAAGCCACAAAAAGAATGGAAAGAAAAAAAATCTTATGATGAGCTTTCAAACGAAATGATGGAAAAACTAGAAAGTATCCCAGGGGTTTTCTTTGAAGCTAATCAGCCTATTCAGATGAGATTCAATGAATTAATGACGGGGATTCGTCAGGATGTGGCAGTGAAAATTTTTGGAGAAAATCTGGATTCTCTATTGGTGTATGCTAATAAAGTTAATACTATAGTACAGACAATTCCGGGAGCGACTGCGCCACAAGTAGAAAGAGTGGATGGACTCCCTCAAATCAACATTGATTATGATCGGGCGAGAATTGCCAACTATGGTTTAAAAATTCAAGATATTAATGACATTGTGAGTACTGCCTTTGCAGGAAAAGCAGCAGGTGTAGTATATGAAAATGAGCGAAAATTTGATCTGGTAGTTCGTCTGGACAATGAGCACAGAACCTCTATAGAAGATGTAAGTAATCTATTCATACCAACGCCTAGTGGAGAACAAATTCCGCTTTCTCAAGTAGCTGATGTCAACTATAAATTAGGTCCAGCACAAATAAGCCGTGAAGACGGAAAACGTCGTATATATGTTGGCTTTAACGTTCAGGGAAGAGATGTTGCAAGTGTGGTGAAAGATATTCAAGACAAACTCGCTCAAGAAGTGAAACTTCCGAGCGGCTACTATGTAACGTATGGTGGTCAATTTGAAAATTTACAAAAAGCAAGCGATCGTTTACTCATCGCAGTGCCGATCTCACTTCTTCTAATATTTGTACTTCTTTACTTTACATTCCGTTCACTTAAAGAAGCGGCACTTGTATATGCTGCAATACCTATGAGTGCCATAGGTGGAGTATTTGCATTGTTGTTGAGAGATATGCCATTTAGTATTTCAGCCGGAGTTGGTTTTATTGCTTTGTTCGGTGTGGCGGTACTAAACGGAATCGTACTTATAGCAACATTCAATAGGTTAGAAAAAGAAGGTTGGGATGACATAGTTGCACGGGTAATTGAAGGAACCAAAACAAGGTTACGTCCTGTTCTAATGACGGCATCTGTTGCCAGTTTAGGTTTTCTTCCTATGGCTTTAAGTACCAGTGCGGGAGCTGAAGTACAAAAACCTCTTGCTACCGTAGTAATTGGCGGGCTGATTTCAGCTACAGCATTAACACTCTTTGTTCTTCCGCTACTGTATTTGGTATTTATGAAAACAAATAAAGCAATGAATAATAATAAAATTAAATCGATAACTCCAATAATATTATTGGGCATATTTTTAGGTCTCTCACAAAATATTCAAGCACAAGATATTTCCGCAGATAAAGCTGTCCGAATTGCATTAGAAAATAATTCAGGAATTAAATCTAAAGATTTAGACGTAAGGGCAGCTGAAAGTCTGAAACGAACAGCTTATGAATTACCGAAAACCGAACTAAATATTCAATACGGAAATAACGAAGGATTTGAATATAATGATGGAGTTATGATTTCTCAAAACATTCCTTTTCCCACACTATTTGGAGCAAAAAAGGATCTTATTAAAGAAGAAATTAAAAGCAAAGAATGGGCAAAGGCTCTTTCAGAAAATGAATTAAAGAAGCAAGTACGTACCTATTATTATCAGTTGGAGTATCTTGAAAATAATGCTAAAAAACTTCAATACCTTGATAGCATTTATCTTGATTTTATAAGAGTAGCTAACTTGCGATATAAGACTGGTGATATTGGTAAAATTGATGTAAGTACAGCAAACACTAAACGAGGTGAAATCAACCTTCTTGCTCAACAAAATGAGGTATTAAGAAAAAATGCATACCTGAATTTAAAAAATCTAATGCAGATTGAGGAGGATTTCACCATCGAAAAAGCACTAGAATATAAGCCTGTATTTATAAGTGACATAATAGATAATGATGCTGTTAGGAATCATCCAAGTATTCAATCTCTGTATCAAGAAGCACTTGTTGCTGAAAAAAGTAAAAAGGTAGAAAGAGCGAATGGATTGCCAGACTTTACTTTAGGTTACAGCAATATCTCATTGATTGGTGAACATAGCAAAAATGGTGTAGAAAAGTTTTATGGAAGAGGTCAAAGATTTGGATTTGTCGATGTAGGAATTTCTATTCCAATTTTTACAACCACAAGATCAAGGGTTCGTTCGTTGGAAATTCAAAAAGAATCTGCAGAAATGAATGCGCAATGGCAGGAAAATGTTTTGAAAACAGAAATGAAAAATGCCATGACTCAATATGAGCAAAATGTGAGTCAGTTTAATTATTTTATTGAACAGGCAATTCCGAATGCAGAAGAAATTATAAATGCTTCACGTTTGGGATATAGCACAGGAGACCTTTCTTATGTAGAATATCTGTATGCCGTTCAAACAGCTACTGATACCTATTTAAACTATCTTAAAAGTATACAGCAAATAAATGAATCTGTGATTGTTATCTATTCATTAACAAATAAATAA
- a CDS encoding efflux RND transporter periplasmic adaptor subunit, which translates to MKVNIIKVTSVLSIILASLFLISCGGKEHKEGDGHDHSTSQESSKESHSEEAENIATLTEDQIKTAGIELGSIEQKSLTASLKAIGKLRVPNKSKANATSLFGGVIKTLTVELGDYVRKGQVIATISNPQFVQLQEEYSSIQSRITFAEQELERQRELNEGNAGAKKNLQNATAELSTLKARKASLQQQIQMMGINPNNIANNNFRSSLTVTSPIDGTISDVFAKIGSYVDVSSPIVEIINNSSIHLDLQVFEKDLPLIKVGQKINFTITNNPQKSYAAKVTTIGSSFSGESKSIAVHSEIIGDKSGLIDGMNITGLVSLDDVLTSAVPNEAIVEADGKYYIFIKTDKEPEEHNEGGHDDHGHGHDEGEATHGHKNEKEASEHATQAAQKLNFEKIEVAKGTSNMGYTAITPVKEIPQNAQIVTKGAFFINAKLSNTGGHSH; encoded by the coding sequence ATGAAAGTCAATATAATAAAAGTAACATCGGTGTTAAGTATTATTCTAGCATCCTTATTTTTGATATCATGTGGAGGTAAAGAGCATAAAGAAGGAGATGGACATGACCACTCTACTTCCCAAGAATCATCAAAAGAAAGTCACTCAGAAGAGGCTGAAAATATAGCAACGTTAACTGAAGACCAGATAAAGACGGCAGGAATTGAATTAGGAAGTATTGAGCAAAAGTCTCTAACGGCATCTTTAAAAGCCATCGGTAAACTTCGGGTTCCGAATAAGAGCAAAGCTAATGCAACTTCCTTGTTTGGTGGAGTTATTAAAACCTTAACTGTTGAACTTGGTGATTATGTAAGAAAAGGTCAGGTGATTGCAACTATCTCTAACCCTCAGTTTGTTCAGTTACAAGAAGAATACTCTTCCATCCAAAGCAGAATAACGTTTGCAGAACAAGAGTTAGAGCGTCAGAGAGAGTTGAACGAAGGAAATGCAGGAGCTAAAAAGAACTTACAAAATGCTACTGCAGAATTAAGTACTCTAAAAGCTAGAAAAGCTTCATTACAGCAACAAATTCAGATGATGGGAATTAACCCCAACAATATTGCTAATAATAATTTTCGTTCAAGTCTAACGGTAACAAGTCCAATTGATGGTACCATCAGTGATGTATTTGCAAAAATTGGAAGTTATGTGGACGTTTCCTCGCCTATTGTTGAAATTATTAATAATAGCTCTATTCATTTAGATTTACAGGTTTTTGAAAAAGATCTTCCATTAATCAAGGTAGGACAGAAAATTAACTTCACTATTACTAATAATCCGCAAAAAAGCTATGCCGCTAAAGTAACTACTATAGGATCATCTTTTAGTGGAGAAAGTAAATCAATTGCTGTTCATAGTGAAATTATTGGAGACAAATCAGGTTTAATAGATGGAATGAATATCACTGGGCTCGTAAGTCTTGATGATGTGTTGACTTCTGCTGTTCCAAATGAGGCAATTGTGGAAGCGGATGGTAAATACTACATATTTATTAAGACAGATAAGGAACCGGAAGAACATAATGAGGGAGGTCATGACGATCATGGTCATGGTCATGATGAAGGAGAAGCAACACATGGGCATAAAAATGAAAAAGAAGCTTCTGAGCATGCTACCCAAGCAGCACAGAAATTGAATTTTGAAAAAATTGAAGTAGCAAAGGGTACTTCAAACATGGGATATACAGCTATTACTCCGGTTAAAGAGATTCCACAAAATGCTCAGATTGTAACTAAAGGTGCTTTTTTTATTAATGCTAAGCTTAGTAATACAGGTGGTCATAGCCATTAA
- the lpdA gene encoding dihydrolipoyl dehydrogenase produces the protein MKNNFDVIIIGSGPGGYVTAICCAQLGLKTAIIEKYAVLGGTCLNVGCIPSKAMLDSSERYHEIKDNVNVHGISVDNLQVDLEKMIARKADVVSKINGGVSYLMKKNKVEVFQATGSFVDKNTILLKSENEEKTITGKNIIIATGSKPASLPGIDIDKKRIISSTEALVLKEIPKHLIVVGGGVIGMELGSVYARLGSKVTVLEYTGGILPSMDKKMGVELQKSLKKNLGFEFLLNHKVTGATNNGDNVTVTAEDKNGNTVAIEGDYCLMAIGRKPYTTGLGLENVGVELTPRGQVATDSNLETNVKGIYAIGDVVVGPMLAHKASEEGVYVAEIIAGQKPHIDYNLIPGIVYTSPEVSSVGKTEEELKTEGKNYKVGQFPFSASGRAITSGKTEGIAKVLTDAETDEILGFHIIGERASDLIGEPTVAMAFRASAEDIARISHGHPTYYENLREACLDVDKIAIHI, from the coding sequence ATGAAAAATAATTTTGATGTAATCATTATCGGATCTGGACCAGGTGGCTATGTAACCGCAATCTGTTGTGCTCAATTAGGCTTAAAAACAGCTATTATCGAAAAATATGCAGTACTTGGAGGAACTTGTCTAAATGTAGGATGTATTCCTTCAAAAGCAATGTTAGACAGTTCTGAGCGGTACCATGAAATCAAGGATAACGTAAATGTTCATGGGATCTCTGTTGATAATTTGCAAGTTGATTTGGAAAAAATGATTGCCAGAAAAGCAGATGTTGTTTCTAAAATAAACGGCGGTGTAAGTTATCTGATGAAGAAGAATAAGGTTGAAGTATTTCAGGCAACGGGATCTTTTGTGGATAAAAACACCATTCTTCTGAAATCCGAAAACGAAGAAAAAACAATTACCGGTAAAAATATCATTATAGCGACGGGCTCTAAGCCCGCTTCGCTTCCGGGAATTGACATTGATAAAAAAAGAATCATCAGTTCTACCGAAGCGTTGGTTTTAAAAGAAATTCCGAAACATCTTATTGTAGTTGGTGGTGGTGTAATCGGAATGGAATTAGGTTCGGTTTACGCAAGATTAGGAAGCAAAGTAACCGTACTTGAATATACAGGAGGAATACTTCCGAGTATGGACAAAAAAATGGGAGTCGAACTTCAAAAATCTTTAAAAAAGAATTTAGGTTTTGAATTTTTGCTAAATCATAAAGTTACCGGAGCAACCAATAATGGTGATAATGTAACCGTTACTGCCGAAGATAAAAACGGTAATACCGTAGCAATTGAAGGGGATTATTGTCTAATGGCAATAGGTAGAAAACCTTATACAACAGGTTTAGGTTTGGAAAATGTTGGAGTTGAATTGACTCCACGCGGACAGGTTGCCACCGATAGCAATCTTGAAACCAATGTAAAAGGAATCTATGCCATCGGTGATGTTGTTGTAGGACCTATGCTTGCTCACAAAGCGTCTGAAGAAGGTGTTTATGTGGCAGAAATCATCGCTGGGCAAAAACCTCACATTGATTATAATTTAATTCCTGGAATTGTTTATACCAGTCCTGAAGTTTCAAGTGTAGGGAAAACCGAAGAAGAGCTGAAAACTGAAGGGAAAAATTACAAAGTAGGACAATTTCCTTTTTCTGCATCAGGAAGAGCTATCACAAGTGGTAAAACAGAGGGTATTGCAAAAGTCTTGACAGATGCGGAAACGGATGAAATTTTAGGTTTTCACATTATTGGTGAAAGAGCCTCTGATTTAATAGGTGAACCGACTGTAGCAATGGCATTCAGAGCTTCAGCAGAAGATATTGCACGCATTTCGCACGGGCATCCAACGTATTATGAAAACTTGCGTGAAGCTTGCCTTGATGTTGATAAGATAGCTATTCATATTTAA
- a CDS encoding heavy metal translocating P-type ATPase, with protein sequence MSKICCSTDDGGLDLTGKKPHKHKYDTQGNQLCCVKTEKIYKNAGAADLLKDVNHDDHDHSGHDHGDGDGHDHGSHDDHDHSGHNHGKKKGGHDHSDGDGHDHSHDLEDKTALQLFTPAIISLVLLLVAIGFDNYFPQTWFTGWVRIIWYVVAYIPVGLPVIKEAIESIRYKDFFSEFFLMSIATIGAFAIGEYPEGVAVMLFYAVGEVFQTLAVSRAKGNIKALLDQRPDEVTVLKDGKATIIQAEDANIGDIIQLKPGEKVGLDGELESETGSFNTAALTGESKPDTKSKGETVLAGMINLNTVSQIKVTTAYTDSKLSKILEMVQDATAQKAPTELFIRKFAKVYTPIVTFLAIGIALLPALFVSEYVFSEWLYRALVFLVISCPCALVISIPLGYFGGIGAASRNGILFKGSNYLDILASVKNVVMDKTGTMTEGVFKVQEVILKPEFDKTEILNLVNAIESHSTHPVATAIYNYVGEIDNNIKLENTEEIAGHGLKATVNGKELLVGNFKLLDKFNINHDADTANIVYTVIAIAYGGKFVGYLTISDSIKVDAKITIDKLRSMGVRAVMLSGDKSAVVEHVAGQLGIDSAYGDLLPEDKVSKVKEIKSRNGSVAFVGDGVNDAPVIALSDAGIAMGGLGSDAAIETADVVIQDDMPSRIPMAINIGKQTKKIVWQNIILAFGVKAVVLILGAGGLATMWEAVFADVGVALLAILNAVRIQKMKF encoded by the coding sequence ATGTCAAAAATATGTTGCAGCACCGATGATGGTGGCCTGGATCTTACGGGTAAAAAACCGCACAAACATAAATATGATACTCAAGGTAATCAGTTGTGTTGTGTGAAAACAGAAAAAATTTATAAAAATGCCGGTGCGGCAGATTTGTTGAAAGATGTCAATCACGACGATCACGACCATAGTGGACACGATCATGGCGATGGTGATGGACACGATCACGGTAGCCACGACGATCATGACCACAGCGGACACAATCACGGAAAGAAAAAAGGCGGACACGATCATAGCGATGGCGACGGGCACGACCATAGCCACGATTTAGAAGATAAAACAGCTCTTCAGTTGTTTACTCCGGCAATCATTTCATTGGTATTGCTATTGGTAGCCATTGGTTTTGATAATTACTTTCCACAAACTTGGTTTACGGGTTGGGTAAGGATTATTTGGTATGTAGTTGCTTATATTCCAGTAGGTTTACCTGTTATTAAAGAAGCGATTGAAAGTATTCGTTACAAAGATTTCTTTTCAGAGTTTTTCCTAATGAGTATAGCCACTATTGGTGCATTCGCTATTGGGGAATATCCAGAAGGTGTTGCAGTAATGTTGTTTTACGCCGTAGGTGAAGTGTTTCAAACACTGGCTGTATCAAGGGCAAAAGGCAATATCAAAGCACTATTAGACCAAAGACCTGACGAAGTTACTGTTTTAAAGGACGGAAAAGCAACCATTATTCAAGCAGAAGATGCGAATATTGGCGATATTATCCAGCTAAAGCCTGGAGAAAAAGTAGGATTAGATGGTGAATTGGAGTCAGAAACGGGATCTTTTAACACGGCTGCCTTAACAGGAGAAAGTAAGCCGGATACCAAATCAAAAGGTGAAACGGTACTGGCAGGAATGATTAATTTGAATACAGTTAGTCAGATAAAAGTTACAACAGCTTACACGGACAGTAAACTGAGTAAGATTCTGGAAATGGTTCAGGATGCAACTGCACAAAAAGCACCTACCGAATTATTCATTCGAAAATTTGCAAAAGTATATACACCTATTGTTACTTTCCTTGCTATCGGAATTGCATTGTTACCAGCATTGTTTGTTTCCGAGTATGTGTTCAGTGAATGGTTGTATCGTGCTTTAGTATTTCTTGTTATTTCCTGTCCTTGTGCCTTGGTTATTTCTATTCCACTAGGTTATTTTGGAGGTATAGGAGCTGCGAGTCGCAATGGAATCTTGTTTAAAGGATCCAATTATCTTGACATTCTAGCCAGTGTTAAGAATGTGGTGATGGATAAAACAGGAACAATGACAGAAGGTGTTTTTAAGGTTCAGGAAGTGATTTTAAAACCTGAATTTGACAAAACTGAAATTCTGAATTTGGTAAACGCGATAGAAAGCCATAGCACACATCCTGTTGCGACAGCTATCTATAATTATGTCGGTGAAATAGATAATAATATCAAGCTAGAAAATACCGAGGAAATAGCCGGTCATGGTTTAAAAGCGACTGTAAATGGTAAAGAATTACTGGTAGGTAACTTCAAATTATTAGATAAGTTTAATATTAACCATGATGCTGATACCGCAAATATTGTTTATACCGTAATTGCAATAGCATATGGCGGAAAATTCGTGGGTTATTTGACCATTTCCGATAGTATTAAGGTAGATGCTAAGATTACAATAGACAAGTTGCGTAGTATGGGTGTAAGAGCAGTTATGCTAAGTGGAGACAAGAGCGCTGTAGTCGAACATGTAGCTGGACAATTGGGGATTGATAGTGCCTACGGAGATTTATTACCGGAAGACAAAGTAAGTAAGGTTAAAGAAATAAAATCCAGAAATGGCAGTGTAGCTTTTGTTGGAGACGGTGTAAATGATGCGCCTGTTATTGCGTTGAGTGATGCTGGGATTGCAATGGGAGGATTAGGTAGTGATGCCGCTATTGAAACGGCTGATGTTGTCATTCAGGATGATATGCCGTCTAGAATTCCAATGGCTATTAACATCGGTAAGCAGACCAAGAAAATTGTTTGGCAGAATATTATTTTAGCCTTCGGGGTTAAAGCAGTTGTTCTTATTCTTGGTGCAGGCGGGCTGGCTACCATGTGGGAAGCCGTATTTGCAGATGTAGGTGTAGCTTTATTAGCTATTCTAAATGCGGTTCGAATTCAAAAGATGAAGTTCTAA